From one Streptomyces chromofuscus genomic stretch:
- a CDS encoding ATP-dependent helicase, producing the protein MSARITDPEQLKELLGIPFTPEQTACIIAPPAPQVIVAGAGSGKTTVMAARVVWLVGTGQVAPEQVLGLTFTNKAAGELAERVRKALVKAGVTDPDVIDPDHPPGEPVISTYHAFAGRLLTDHGLRIGLEPASRLLADATRYQLAARVLREAPGPYPALTRSFPDLVSDLLALDSELAEHLVRPESLRAWDAGLLRTLEGAKLTNADLRKVPDTAAARRELAELVLRYRAAKRERDLLDFGDQIALAARLAQLPDVGRILRDEFRVVLLDEYQDTSVAQRVLLAGLFGGGTGHPVTAVGDPCQAIYGWRGASVANLDDFPEHFAHPDGSTAERQALSQNRRSGGRLLDLANGLAEPLRAMHAGVEALRPAPGAERDGMVRCALLRTHAEEIDWIADSIAHLVRTGKGPGEIAVLCRTATDFAQIQGALVARDIPVEVVGLSGLLHLPEVADLVAVCEVLQDPGANASLVRLLTGPRWRIGPRDLALLGRRARLLVSHARVDADDDPDRRLADAVEGVDPAEVISLADALDTFLETPLEGGGDDDGLPFSPDARVRFARLATELRELRRSLSDPLMDVLHRVLAVTGLEVELSASPHALAARRRETLSNFLDVAASFAANESEASLLAFLGFLRTAAQYEKGLDNALPGGENTVKVLTAHKSKGLEWDVVAVPGLVTGTFPSSQGREKWTSQARVLPHELRGDADTLPDIRTWDARGMKAFHEAMKDHQHTEELRLGYVTFTRPRSLLLGSGHWWGPTQKKPRGPSDFLLALYEHCAAGHGEIEAWADEPAEDEENPALHRTAADQLWPLPLDEDALARRRAAAETVLTHLDTLATAHPGAVHDPGTYDDPDWPAPPDDEIPGDGDAYEDDPYGEGDPADWDSWDTHRPTDTDSRGAADARRPTVPHQATPPDVDATPGARPHPPQSGPHPLTPEEARTIASWDRDLDALTGELLRARESVTEVALPASLTASQLLRLAADPDGFAQELARPMPRPPQPAARRGTRFHAWVEARFEELTLPMLEPEELPGSEAEIADERDLEALKEAFERTEYAHRTPYRVEAPFQLALAGRVVRGRIDAVYRYGDGEGTTYEIVDWKTGRGRTADPLQLALYRLAWAEQKGVPLESVTAAFVYVRTGEVVRPDDLPDRAALERLLLGEPYGDEPHEQGVGAGR; encoded by the coding sequence GTGTCCGCACGTATCACCGATCCCGAGCAGCTCAAGGAGCTCCTCGGGATTCCGTTCACCCCGGAGCAGACGGCCTGCATCATCGCGCCGCCCGCCCCGCAGGTGATCGTGGCCGGAGCCGGGTCCGGCAAGACGACGGTGATGGCGGCACGCGTGGTGTGGCTGGTCGGTACCGGCCAGGTCGCGCCCGAACAGGTGCTGGGCCTCACCTTCACCAACAAGGCCGCCGGTGAACTCGCCGAGCGGGTCCGCAAGGCGCTCGTCAAGGCCGGCGTCACCGATCCGGACGTCATCGACCCGGACCATCCGCCCGGTGAGCCGGTGATCTCCACCTACCACGCCTTCGCGGGCCGCCTGCTGACCGACCACGGCCTGCGCATCGGCCTCGAACCGGCCTCCCGCCTGCTCGCCGACGCCACCCGTTACCAGCTCGCCGCACGCGTGCTGCGCGAGGCCCCGGGTCCCTACCCGGCGCTCACCCGCTCCTTCCCGGACCTGGTCAGCGACCTGCTGGCCCTCGACTCCGAGCTGGCCGAACACCTCGTGAGGCCGGAAAGCCTGCGCGCGTGGGACGCCGGGCTGCTGCGCACGCTGGAGGGCGCCAAGCTCACCAACGCCGACCTGCGCAAGGTCCCCGACACCGCCGCCGCCCGCCGCGAGCTGGCCGAGCTCGTCCTGCGCTACCGGGCCGCCAAGCGGGAACGGGACCTGCTCGACTTCGGCGACCAGATCGCCCTCGCCGCACGGCTCGCCCAGCTCCCCGACGTCGGCCGCATCCTGCGCGACGAATTCCGCGTGGTCCTCCTCGACGAGTACCAGGACACGTCCGTCGCCCAGCGCGTCCTCCTGGCAGGCCTGTTCGGCGGCGGCACCGGCCACCCGGTGACCGCCGTCGGTGACCCCTGCCAAGCCATCTACGGCTGGCGCGGCGCCTCCGTCGCCAACCTCGACGACTTCCCCGAGCACTTCGCCCACCCCGACGGCAGCACGGCGGAGCGCCAGGCGCTGAGCCAGAACCGCCGCAGCGGCGGCCGCCTCCTCGACCTCGCCAACGGTCTCGCCGAGCCGCTGCGCGCCATGCACGCGGGCGTGGAGGCCCTCCGCCCCGCCCCCGGCGCCGAACGCGACGGCATGGTCCGCTGCGCCCTGCTGCGCACCCACGCCGAGGAGATCGACTGGATCGCCGACTCGATCGCACATCTGGTCCGCACCGGCAAGGGGCCCGGCGAGATCGCCGTCCTGTGCCGCACGGCGACCGACTTCGCCCAGATCCAGGGCGCGCTCGTCGCCCGGGACATTCCCGTCGAGGTCGTCGGCCTCTCGGGGCTGCTGCACCTGCCGGAGGTGGCCGACCTGGTCGCCGTCTGCGAGGTGCTCCAGGACCCGGGCGCCAACGCCTCCCTGGTCCGCCTGCTCACCGGCCCCCGCTGGCGCATCGGTCCGCGCGACCTCGCTCTCCTGGGGCGACGCGCCCGGCTTCTGGTGTCCCACGCGCGGGTGGACGCCGACGACGACCCCGACCGCAGGCTCGCCGACGCGGTCGAGGGCGTCGACCCGGCCGAGGTGATCTCCCTCGCCGACGCCCTGGACACGTTCCTGGAGACCCCGCTGGAGGGCGGCGGGGACGACGACGGGCTGCCGTTCTCGCCGGACGCGCGTGTGCGGTTCGCCCGCCTCGCCACCGAGCTGCGTGAACTGCGCCGCTCCCTGTCCGACCCGCTCATGGACGTCCTGCACCGCGTCCTCGCCGTCACCGGACTGGAAGTCGAGCTGTCGGCGTCCCCGCACGCTCTGGCCGCCCGTCGCCGGGAGACCCTGTCCAACTTCCTGGACGTCGCCGCCTCCTTCGCCGCCAACGAGAGCGAGGCCAGTCTGCTCGCCTTCCTGGGCTTCCTGCGCACCGCCGCCCAGTACGAGAAGGGCCTCGACAACGCGCTGCCGGGCGGTGAGAACACCGTCAAGGTGCTCACCGCCCACAAGTCCAAGGGCCTGGAGTGGGACGTCGTCGCCGTCCCCGGGCTCGTCACCGGGACGTTCCCCAGCAGTCAGGGTCGTGAGAAGTGGACCTCCCAGGCCAGGGTGCTCCCGCACGAACTGCGCGGCGACGCCGACACGCTGCCCGACATCCGCACGTGGGACGCGCGCGGCATGAAGGCCTTCCACGAGGCCATGAAGGACCACCAGCACACCGAGGAGCTCCGCCTCGGCTACGTCACCTTCACCCGCCCTCGCTCCCTCCTCCTCGGCTCCGGCCACTGGTGGGGCCCCACCCAGAAGAAGCCCCGCGGCCCCTCCGACTTCCTCCTCGCCCTCTACGAGCACTGCGCCGCCGGTCACGGCGAGATCGAGGCGTGGGCGGACGAACCAGCCGAGGACGAGGAGAACCCGGCCCTCCACCGGACGGCCGCCGACCAGCTGTGGCCGCTGCCCCTGGACGAGGACGCCCTGGCGCGCCGCCGCGCGGCGGCCGAGACGGTCCTGACCCACCTCGACACCCTCGCCACCGCCCACCCCGGCGCCGTACACGACCCCGGCACGTACGACGACCCGGACTGGCCCGCACCGCCGGACGACGAGATTCCGGGCGACGGGGACGCGTACGAGGACGACCCGTACGGGGAAGGGGACCCGGCCGACTGGGACTCGTGGGACACGCACCGGCCGACCGACACGGACTCCCGTGGGGCCGCGGACGCGCGCCGCCCGACCGTCCCGCACCAGGCGACGCCCCCGGACGTCGACGCGACACCGGGCGCCCGCCCGCACCCCCCGCAGTCCGGGCCGCACCCCCTCACCCCCGAGGAGGCCCGCACGATCGCCTCCTGGGACCGTGACCTCGACGCCCTCACCGGCGAGCTGCTCCGCGCGCGGGAGTCCGTCACGGAAGTCGCGCTGCCCGCCTCGCTGACCGCCTCCCAGTTGCTGCGCCTGGCCGCCGACCCGGACGGCTTCGCACAGGAACTGGCCCGCCCCATGCCGCGGCCGCCGCAGCCCGCGGCCCGCCGGGGAACGCGCTTCCACGCCTGGGTGGAGGCCCGTTTCGAGGAGCTGACGCTGCCCATGCTGGAGCCGGAGGAGCTGCCGGGCAGTGAGGCGGAGATCGCCGACGAGCGTGACCTGGAGGCTCTGAAGGAGGCGTTCGAGCGCACCGAGTACGCCCACCGCACGCCCTACCGGGTGGAGGCGCCCTTCCAGCTGGCCCTCGCCGGCCGCGTCGTCCGGGGCCGTATTGACGCCGTCTACCGGTACGGGGACGGCGAGGGGACGACGTACGAGATCGTCGACTGGAAGACCGGCCGCGGCCGGACCGCGGACC